A stretch of Cicer arietinum cultivar CDC Frontier isolate Library 1 chromosome 5, Cicar.CDCFrontier_v2.0, whole genome shotgun sequence DNA encodes these proteins:
- the LOC101513593 gene encoding inactive RHOMBOID-like protein 8, whose translation MEESSEYIDIKLSPAKLPFDLPQDPPLKSNRRLRRRGDTWVVSVLVIIHIGFFIATMLVNDCWTNSHGDCTLPSLGRLSFQHLSENPLLGPSMSKLDEMGALRRNFLTEYHESWRLFTFPFLHAGLFHLIINLCSVIYVGIHLEQEFGPLRIGIIYILSAFVGTLMASLFLQNIPAVGSSGALYGLLGTLLSELVWNWKFHTNKVSEIASLVFIFVCNFFLGFLPYVNNFSSIGGFISGFLLGTVLLFTPQIQQVIPNKGDRIDYGFKSYIKLKFKQKLDRPVTRIVSLILFTLLLAGCLVAVLYGININSYCTWCPYVDCIPFTSWHCKDRENFCETMVSNAHLTMTCLGNGNFKVFHYTNISRARINDLCNLIC comes from the exons ATGGAAGAAAGTTCAGAATACATCGACATCAAGCTTTCTCCGGCGAAGCTTCCTTTCGATCTTCCTCAAGATCCGCCGCTGAAATCTAACCGCCGTCTCCGGCGAAGAGGCGACACATGGGTAGTTTCTGTGTTGGTAATAATCCACATAGGGTTTTTCATAGCGACGATGTTGGTAAACGATTGCTGGACCAATTCTCACGGGGATTGTACTCTTCCATCCCTAGGAAGGTTATCGTTTCAGCATCTCTCTGAAAATCCATTGTTAGGTCCTTCCATGTCTAA GTTGGATGAAATGGGAGCTCTTCGAAGGAACTTTTTGACGGAATATCATGAATCTTGGCGTCTTTTCACGTTTCCATTTTTGCACGCTGGACTCTTTCATCTAATCATCAATCTCTGCAGTGTCATCTATGTGGGAATTCACCTAGAACAGGAGTTTGGGCcac TACGGATTGGTATAATCTATATACTATCTGCTTTTGTGGGCACCTTAATGGCTTCTCTTTTTCTTCAAAACATCCCTGCTGTTGGTTCTTCTGGTGCTTTATATGGATTACTAGGAACATTGCTTTCAGAACTTGTTTGGAACTGGAAATTTCATACCAATAAG GTTTCAGAAATAGCATCATTAGTTTTTATCTTTGTGTGCAACTTCTTCCTTGGTTTTCTTCCTTATGTAAACAACTTTTCAAGCATTGGAGGTTTTATATCAGGATTCCTTCTAGGAACTGTTCTTTTATTCACCCCTCAGATACAACAAGTAATTCCAAATAAAGGAGATCGCATTGATTATGGTTTCAAAAGTTACATCAAGTTGAAGTTCAAGCAAAAGCTAGACAGACCAGTTACCAGAATTGTTTCTCTTATTCTCTTCACCCTGCT ATTGGCTGGTTGTCTTGTTGCAGTTCTTTATGGAATCAACATCAACAGTTATTGCACATGGTGTCCATATGTTGACTGTATCCCTTTCACAAGCTGGCATTGCAAAGACAGGGAAAACTTTTGTGAG ACAATGGTGAGTAATGCTCACCTAACAATGACATGTTTGGGGAATGGCAACTTCAAGGTCTTTCATTACACCAACATCTCTCGAGCAAGGATTAATGATTTGTGCAATCTGATATGTTGA
- the LOC101492189 gene encoding peroxisomal fatty acid beta-oxidation multifunctional protein AIM1-like, translating into MCNPPVNALAIPIIWALKYKFDEAAKRNDVKAIVLTGKGGRFSGGFDISVMQKVHQTGDITLVPDVSVELVVNSIEDSKKPIVAAVEGLALGGGLELALGCHARVAAPKAQLGLPELTLGIIPGFGNVKALLIILVFFLLSSL; encoded by the exons ATGTGTAATCCACCTGTTAATGCTTTGGCTATTCCAA TTATTTGGGCgttgaaatataaatttgatgaagcAGCAAAGAGGAATGATGTAAAAGCTATAGTTTTGACTGGCAAAGGTGGGAGATTTTCTGGTGGATTTGACATCAGTGTTATGCAGAAAGTTCACCAAACTGGCGATATCACGCTTGTACCAGATGTATCTGTGGAGTTGGTAGTCAATTCAATCGAAGATTCGAAGAAGCCTATTGTTGCAGCAGTAGAGGGGCTTGCTCTTGGAGGTGGATTAGAATTGGCCTTA GGGTGCCATGCACGTGTTGCGGCTCCGAAAGCTCAACTTGGCCTGCCAGAGCTGACACTTGGTATTATTCCCGGATTCGGAAACGTCAAGGccttattaattatattagtgttttttttactatcatcattataa
- the LOC105851170 gene encoding phosphopantothenate--cysteine ligase 1-like, producing the protein MLQMIAMSMRCIGPWAMFYLAPAVSDYYVPWKDMVEHKIQSGSHLLDVKLVQVPKMLSVLRKDWAPLAFCISFKLETDSSILLNQTNAALEKYKMHAVVANELLTRKEQVVVVTSSEKITVLRDNGESANDVENPLIKLLSERHVSYIEDSSRYTIPYQRSRVVILHRASSLLTTFRDLHQIKMNFTKIRRSYPNRKEMLWRDVVA; encoded by the exons ATGTTGCAGATGATTGCAATGTCGATGAGGTGTATTGGCCCATGGGCAATGTTTTATCTTGCTCCTGCAGTATCTGACTATTATGTTCCTTGGAAGGATATG GTGGAGCACAAAATTCAGTCAGGATCTCACCTCTTGGACGTGAAACTTGTTCAAGTGCCAAAAATGTTGTCAGTGCTTAGGAAAGACTGGGCTCCTCTGGCTTTCTGCATATCTTTCAAG TTAGAGACAGATTCAAGCATTCTTCTAAATCAGACTAATGCAGCTCTTGAAAAGTACAAGATGCATGCAGTTGTTGCAAATGAACTCTTAACTCGCAAGGAACAAGTGGTGGTCGTCACTAGTTCTGAGAAGATCACTGTTCTGCGAGACAATGGTGAGTCTGCTAATGATGTAGAGAATCCCTTGATTAAACTTCTCTCAGAGAGACATGTCAGTTACATTGAGGATTCCAGCAG ATACACCATCCCATACCAAAGATCTCGAGTTGTCATCCTCCACCGTGCTTCATCACTTCTAACCACCTTTCGAGATCTACATCAGATCAAAATGAATTTCACAAAAATAAGGAGGAGTTATCCAAACAGAAAAGAGATGTTGTGGCGCGATGTTGTGGCGTGA
- the LOC101513264 gene encoding uncharacterized protein translates to MSNLRTLCRTHTVFSFINCRHQFRLRASFWNPNSKPLLQSSLLYSTWLVSSGSSRPMARFRLNQKRTVTKASNWDEQKSPYETLELEGDADDEQIKIAYRRLAKFYHPDVYNGRGTLEEGETAEARFIKIQAAYELLIDAERRRQYDMDNRVNPLKASQAWMDWLMKKRKAFDQRGDMAIAAWAEQQQRELNIRVRQLSRSKIDPDEARKILAREKKASAEYFSNTLKRHTLILKKRDLMRKKAEEDKKKTISQLLAAEGLELDTDSDEAL, encoded by the exons ATGAGCAATCTAAGAACCCTATGTAGGACTCACACGGTGTTTTCCTTTATTAATTGCAGACACCAATTTCGATTGAGGGCTTCGTTTTGGAACCCTAATTCCAAGCCCCTTTTGCAATCTTCTTTGTTGTATTCTACATGGCTCGTTTCTTCGGGTTCGAGCAGACCCATGGCACGGTTTCGTTTGAATCAGAAGAGAACTGTGACGAAAGCATCAAATTGGGATGAACAAAAGTCCCCATATGAAACTCTTG AATTGGAAGGAGATGCTGATGACGAGCAGATAAAGATTGCTTATAGACGTTTGGCCAAATTTTATCATCCAGATG TCTATAATGGAAGAGGAACCCTTGAGGAAGGTGAAACAGCAGAAGCTAGGTTCATCAAGATTCAAGCTGCTTATGAATTGCTTATAGATGCAGAGAGGAGAAGACAGTATGACATGGACAACCGGGTCAACCCTCTGAag GCATCTCAAGCATGGATGGATTGGCTTATGAAAAAACGAAAAGCTTTTGATCAGCGGGGTGATATGGCAATTGCTGCTTGGGCAGAACAGCAACAGCGCGAGTTGAATATTCGCGTGCGTCAACTTTCCCGTTCAAAG ATTGATCCAGATGAAGCAAGGAAGATTCTAGCAAGAGAAAAGAAGGCTTCAGCTGAATATTTCAGCAATACCCTTAAAAGGCACACACTTATACTGAAGAAGAGAGATTTAATGCGAAAAAAGGCAGAGGAAGATAAGAAGAAGACTATCAGCCAGCTCTTAGCCGCAGAAGGTCTTGAGCTTGATACTGATAGTGATGAAGCATTGTAG